The Procambarus clarkii isolate CNS0578487 chromosome 39, FALCON_Pclarkii_2.0, whole genome shotgun sequence region cacatcagttgctaaaagaagataattaaattttattttcaccacacatatatatatttaaggaatctgatatagatttatgttaattatacttttgtataagaggaggcaggaagttCCAAGGCAATCATAATAGTCATGGTATCAtccaaaaaaaaacaacaacaaaaaattgtcaaGAAAAAATGTATCCTTAATGAGAAATTCTTCAGAGAAATAATTACAGACAAAGTGAAGAAAATAGTGGACATGCTTATTAATGTCCATGGTAAAGGAGATAAAATGATTTATAACCTCTTCAATTTAGATAGGTATTGGGAAAAAGTATCCACGGTTCCTTTAACCCAAAATACTTATGTAAACGCCTGTTTGTCTTACTTGAGAGATCCAGTGCACACATATGACGCTGTCATCAGAATGAATGTTTTATCTCATAATGAAAAAGGTGATTACATGTTTGGTCATCCAGTAATATTACATGATAATTATCTTGCTGGACGACAGCTTCTAATTAAATGTTCTCATGTGGATGTGATTATTGGGACTGTGACAACTGAACAAGGATTGCTAAATGGTATCTATAATACTGGTCCGATTACTTGCCAATCAGTCACATGTAGCTTCCGTGAATATCTGATAGCTAAaaaattttataataaatttgtacaaaattgtatttaataaatcaaattaTAAAAACTGAAATGTATTTTTGTTATGAAGGTATCCATCTCTTTATACAAAGTAGCTACATTCCAACATTCGGTTTCAGTATCCCCaaaattttatccttttccccagtttgaaatattttcataaacagttgaagattttaggtccccccccaaaaaaataataatacattcgctattattccaagaaaaaaaatgctttATAATCATTTCTAAATAAATGGATCCATATTTTTGACTGTGTTTGGCACAAGCCAGCCATTGTTCGTAAATTTCATATTCTCTTGTTCAGCTGACACAGTGCTGCATCTGCTCTAGGCAACCAGCTAGCTATGTCGCAACCTTATTATTTAGAACGGGAACTTTAGTTTAGGTGGACGTCACCATGAATTTAATGAATAGTTCAGATTGGAGAATTATCAATtaccacaataccatcattacagcatgaggcgatttttttttaagtaaaacgAAAGATATAATTAGTTAAACCAAAAAATATATTTCATTTGTTGTTTTATAaatcaaagagatatatatttttaatttcatttttaataactcctttactctaaattatttcagattaagaaaaatatactttagttacgtgactaattaaattgcgacatattggacagttactaagttgtaaaagacacaattcacagacacaaaaatgttgacagggtaaaatgagaacacaacgttctttatcttGGCAGATATTACAGCGTGTATTCATTAAATTCTTATCATGTTGACAATCGGATGAAACTGTGAGTTGTTGACGTCCTAAATTCTTTATAGTAAAACTCAATATCTGATCACATTTGGGATCAGATATACAATAAGTAGTtgtattaggctcattataagTCCTGGTTAATGTTACTGTGTCATTATTCATTGAGGTTAAACATATATTTCCAACTTCATCTTTTTCGTTTTGATTATTTTCTTCTATGATTTTAACCCTTTTAAATTTTCTTTGgttaaaatataaatatcttgTTATAATAGCTATAGCTTGATCATATGATTTAAATGATCATCCATAGAGTATTACTACATCTTTAAATACTCTTTTAACAATATCGCGTTTGTAACTTTTAGATAAAGTTACTAAAATATCTAATTTGTTCATCATTTGCATAATTATATCATTAGAAAATATTTTGGGGGGATATTTAGTGATTGTAGATGaacgtatatttttaataaaatcaggcCCTTTCATGATCAATATATAATAACATTGTGTTGACCAACGCCCATGTTCTATCCATGGATCATGACCTTCTTTCCAATTTCGAAAATGCATATTGCAATAGAAACAGATTACTTCATCTCCACGAGGtggttttttataaaaaaaaccaGCTTGGGCTAACTCTTTTGGGCTGGGATGTTTTATTGAAAGTGGCCACGAGTCTTTGAAACTAGACAAGCGAACTCTAACCTCACTATATTTTTCATGATGTGGAGTTTTATGGGAGAGTATCCCCTTGGGTAATTTGTTTTTTTGATCTAATTCAAattccaaatctttattataCTTAATATACTTGGGTTCTATGAGATAAGATGAAAATTCAATAGGAATATTACCTACTGGTTCGCCCTTCAAAAATGGACATTTAGGGCTTATTCTCCTATGAAATTCACTAAGTTTAATAGTGTTGTTATTTAAAATGAGTATTATATCTTCATTGAAATAATCGtcatcatttaaaatatcatcccAAGAATTTACATAGACATAACAAAATGCACAAGCGCATTCTATTCCTTTTTTCAGATAGAAGAAGCCATTAGTTACCAACTCTTTGGGCTTTGGGTTACTTACAGGCCAATTAATAAATGTTTCTAATCGCTCTTGCTCGTATTTTAAATCATTGTCTATACACAGCATCTTTTATACTGATTAATCCTTGTGTCTTTTCTTCTATATATCAACAtaaaagaaatatttttttttttttactgaatagttaaaatagcttttatttcatcactagtagttaaaaaatgtatttttaatttggttgattctttatttttttcttagtaaacctacctccacatatgaatttatattaaatatatttattggcagaggtttataattattattattattattattattattattattatcattattatctattacatatatatttgcttgatttacattagcttcactaaataatttttgaactaaaatactcacacaagccataatatttttcatatcttgattaaaaggtgaggaatatgatgatgggggaaaaatataaaaaaatttattgcttatatcgattaAATCTGGAATAGTTTGCCCAGATATATActgcatattaatattttttttatatactattAATGAAACTTGGTTCAACTAGAACCATACACACAAATCCACATTCACATTACAAAGTAATATATATGACACAGCATAAAGTATTCTGTGATAACATATGCTATTGACCTCAGAAAcattgacagagtttatcatgtTATGAATTCAACAAAAATCATCTTAAATAATCATATAATTATTTATGCaacctttattcccattttcttaaTAATAGAAATTAATTTCTCCTTGTTTCTAAAGATTTCCTGATAAAGTGACACTTTATGTTGAAGAACTTTGTTTTCTTGGATCAGATTATTCATATCCAGCACAAGTTTTTCTGTGGTCAACGTATTGGCAAGTAATTGATGAACCTGTTGGTGGGTCAAGATTAAAATACGGGACCCTTTACTTGCAAGAAGAATTTCCTTCATTGTTGTTATGGGTTGATTTTCTTCACTTGGGTCTTGGGGACAAGGACGCTTTTGGGAAGTTGAAACAGTCTTTACTCCAATCTCGTTTCCTTGGGAAATTCTGGTACGTCCATAGGTTCTGGGTCTGGCGGGTCTGGTACTACTTCCAGCATTTTCTTGACCTATTGCTCCAGTTGAATTTACTCCAATGTCGCTTCCTTGGGAAATACTGATAGGTCCATGTGTTCTGAGTCTGGCGGGTCTTACACTTCTACTGGCATTTTCTGCACTGAGTTCATGGGAAGTTGTTGCAACAACAGTCTGACCTACTGTGGAAGATGATGGAATTGCCGCTCCAGTTGAATTTACTCCAATGTTGCTTCTTttagataattgctgttgtgttctgggtccTGCTAATTTCGGAGGCAATGGGTCCACTCTAACTCTAGCAGCGAAAGTAGATGTTCTGCCTAAGTCTAAACAAACCGAACCATCAGTTATTCTGTTATAGCCACTGCCTCGGACACGTACTAAAGACCTTATTAGCAATTTCATGTCAAATTCATATGGTGCAACCATTATGAAAAACACTCGTGCGCTCTCTTATTTTATATgatcaattgttatccacttccctagaaagaaacttccaacagacaaagggtggttgtagaccagttgatggacaggttggttgggtggctgttgaccagttgatggacaggttggttgggtggctgttgaccagttgatggacaggttggttgggtggctgttgaccagttgatggacaggttggttgggtggtggttgagcagttgatggacaggttactaccgtgaaagaaaaaaaaaattatttgaaaaagaataagaaacatacacacatacattagtataTTAAATATCTCTGTAGCTGAGAGAGCCATCTATAATAACCTTTCGATATGATGCGGAGCCTGGCCCGAAGGTGTGGACCTCTTAGCAGGAGTTGAATAAGACTAACTGCAGTGTTTCTGTCGCCACCTACCATAACTCGCTTATCTTTTGCCCttctagctcccccccccccccccccatcatcccccaACTCAGCATTGTTGTATATTGCAGTTGTGACTCAATAATTAGAGAGTCGCTTAGTTGAATGCCGCCATACCATCTTCAAAACTACACTGGCTATAACTTCATTAAAGTAATCGACATATATAAGCTCACCTTTACGATGGATGTGATTGATCAGAAGCTCATGTTCATtttcataataaatatatttttgtgatAACTGAAGAATCATCATTTTATACAATTGCCATTTTGATATAGGATATGACATAAAATAAAGCTTGAAAATATCAACAATGTTTTCGGTATTTTTTGGGAATTGCCTGCTGATCTTCCTTAGACTAGTACCACGTAAAGTCCCAGTTCTGACTAAGCACTGTGTCAGCTGAGCCATATATAAGTATTCGTGGCCGCCggccatccactgacggccagtcACACACtcttcgctgctcttccaaagaaaaaaaaaagtggtaCGAAAAGCTCTCTTCAGAAAGAACTCACGCTGTTTCCTCAGATGGAATTAGAATGTAAGCTTATTCCTCATACAAATATAATATGTGATATTATTTTTTCTCAAAAGTATCAGACACCTGATCTAGATGAAATCCAAAACAATTAAAATATACCTTGTCATTTGAAATCTCGGTTAATTACAAGgttagtaatgcctgtgtgaaaattggccataacaccaaagatcctcatcgagttgatttggcttattacacactggagaatggtggcaaatctttacaaactcacacttactatgaacttgaaccccttttccaatctctgatgtctcttattttttttttttttttgagggggggggcgaGGTATTTACAAAATTCCTTTCTCTAATGAGTTGACTGCTTACCATCGACAtcctcttatttattttcaactattcctccccttatagtgtttatatgtctatcctttagattctttttctctgttaatgcctcgacttgtcgcctgccttgagtcttatcttttgtcctttgttttgcgtcttttaagttcgttttatctcttttttgtgtggttgttttctcaacagtttcaggcgaagaaactttctgagaggcgattgcttttaaaatgctgtcatcacccaatacactttcgtacttaacttttaggtttttaaggaaccacgatttttctgcttccatattagcctcgtgtaataacgcaatcgattttaaattcttcttttcgttATCGATAGACACTATTTGATTATTATCCTCATTGTTGCTTATAGAATACGTACCATTTATCAGTGTTAATTTACTAATATTGTATAGAATTGGGAAAACGGGTGCTATTTCTATAGCTTCATTTATCATCGGTATGTTCAATATTTCAGATAGCATATCTCGGTGGTTATACATTTCTCTTGAAAAATAAAGGTTTAATTGAATGGAACGCCGAAGAATATTATCGTTTATTACCGTGACAAGATTCttatagaactgggcgcagaatataaatttGAAGATATGATTTGAAAGTGAAATAAATAATTGCATCATTTCAGATTTCGCCATTTCATTCTTGCAAAACATTTTTCTCATTGAGAGTTTTTCGAATGCTGATCTTAAATACTTATTGTTGCATGTCCCGGCCAAGTAAGCATCAAGCTGAGTAGTGACAGCTTGGatgattaatgtgaatttattcaTTTGAGTTTCTTCATATTCTATGGGGTCCACCGAAGTCTCATGATGGTTAATCATCGACAAATGCATTCTTGTCTCACTTAATTCTGAAAGCATTTGTATGTTGGAATCCTGGAGACTAGCatttgtctgttgaatggtcaacaggttagaagttattgtttcattttcttcttgtaaggtcttaacatgtaaatcattttgttgttgtaaagccagTATTTCATGAATATTATCAGAAGGGGACTTACGAATCACgttcaagataatgtaataaaaGCGTTGTACATTATTTGCATTCAAATCTTGCCTTATTTCCTTCTGGAATAATGTATATAGAATAGTAACGAATGCATAAACTTTTATAACTTCCTCATTCGTTCCTTTATGATCTTTTTCCAGGTCAACAATTCGTTTGGTTATAATTTCTTTAACTAAAACTATTGATGCCACCGCGTCTATTAACAATTTAGCAACATAATTAGGTTCGTCTAATTGACGTTTTAAATGATCATTTTCATTTACATAAGGTATTATTTGATGTTCGTGTTCATATACTGTTTCATCGATAATATTAGTTTTAAATTTTTCTAATATTTGATTAAATAAATTTCTTTCTTCTTCGTTAGTAAAAATATTAAGAATATTATTATTTTGGTGtagatcattattattaatataatttaaacGGGAAATCCTATCTTTAATGTCCTTTTCACGTTCTTCGTGAATGTAGTTATCACGTTTGGTATTTAACTGATGAATGAACTTATTTATTATTGCTTCAATTTGTGATTTTCCTGTTGCTTTCGATTCATTATCATCATTTAAAGGAAATATGCTTGAAAAACAATGAATTATATCGCTATTCGATAATGTAGGTTTTGTATAAAGTTGctctaatgtttcaatattatatttatttgcttCATTTATATTCTTTACTAATGTATTATATTCGTCATACTTTATTTTTTTAGAATTTTCACAATCTAGTAGTTTTTGTTGGCATTCTTGAACATAATGGTTTTGGGATACTAATACATTATTATATTCTTCTTGGTCTGATTGTTTATCATAGTTGCATTTTTGTAAGGCTTGTTGGCATTCCAGAAATTGCATTTTCTGGATCCTTATATCGTTTTCACATGCAGCTAATTTTAGTTGGTAATTCCTTAAGAGAcattaaatttgtatttattttcctatttaattcttcttgttgttgacgacttatactagtattatttgaatttattaaatcagttagtttttctttttcatcagctaagtcttttatttgtttgtctttgtcttcGGAGATATGTTGAATTTGTCTATCTTTCTCATCTAACATAAATGCATATTCTGTTTCATACTGTTTCTTTTCATCATCGTATTGGAATCTAAGCTTCATTTGATTATCTTGAAGAGTTGAATTTTCCTTCTTTAAATTCTCTATTTCATTTTCTTGGTCTCCTAATTTCTCTGTAAGCTGCACAATAGTAAGTTCTAAATCTCTCACATTTGTATTTAAATCTGTTATTGTGGCATCTTGATTTccacatttaatttctaattcacttttttcattctcacattcattacattttttattcaaaagagctattgtttgtttttgttgattctgactcttaagaggatatgtttcggttattaatttaatatatcgatcagagatagtaaacaaatgaagcattttattcaataatagaattattcttttatcatcatcattcacaacaacaaaattgttaataagagtttttatgaatatacgttctctcaaacccgaggaaccattgtctgggaatgttatagtattcaagattattttaacaatttcactcatttttttttaaattattgatttaatataattctacgatcaggtgacaattaCCTGATTCTCATAGAAATTGTAGGGGACGATGATGGATTGAGAGAAttaattggaggaggaggaggagatggtgggtgtgttgagtaAGTAGGAGGAGATAGTGGTTTCGGAAAAGGAACTTTTTTGGATGCTCTATTCCCTTATACCCCTTCTCAACATAGAAATTTGTTTCTCCTGTTCTTTAAACATTTTATACAAAACTGACAAATGTTGTTGAATAATATGGTTTTCATGTTTCAGCTTATTAATATTCAGCAATAgttgctgttgtgttctgggtccTGCTAATTTCGGAGGCAATGGGTCCACTGGAACTGTAGCAGCGAAAGTGGATGTTCTGCTTAAGTCTAAAATGACTCCTGTGTTATAGGCACTGCCTGAGACACGTACTAAAGACCTTGACAATTGCATGTCATCAAATTCATATGGTGCAACCATTATGAAAAACAGTATGTGCTCTCTTATTTTATATgatcaattgttatccacttccctagaaagaaacttccaacagaaaaagggtggttgtagaccagttgatggacagattggttgggtggttgtagatCAGTTGACAGACAAGTTGGTTGATTGGCTTGACTAGTTTGTGGAATGGTTGTTTGCTTCTTCAGTTCCGCCAGAGATTGAATAGTACTGCTTGTTTGTTCACTTTCACTGTCTAGAAAGTTATATCAAGAGGTAGTATGTAGTGTAGTGTGCTTGGATTGCGACTCTACCACTAATTAATCCATAAACTGTGTTCTGCTGCAGGCTACCTTAGTGACACTTTTATACTACcttaaagacaaaaaaaaaatagaaatatctattttgaaaggatacacacacacacattggtataactaaactacaacttttcctcatctgagattatatctggggagaggaataatatttcgtcaataataattataaggtatttattataggaATAATAGGATTTGAAATTCATATATTTCCAGCCGGGTTGATAGATAGGATACATTATCTTATGTAAATGGTCTAAAATCATCCTTATTACTGTAGGTGTGGACATATTTTTGTATCCAACACAACTTTCTTGACAATGAAGTTTTCTAATTtcttagaagagtcttgggtatgaagtattttcaatatggtctccctcaGCACCTTCAGCCACCAGCACATCTGTACGTTCATTTCCATCAATTCAAACATGTTAGGCTTTGCAGTATTGCTCTCGAATCATAcatatcatatcattatcacacatctaAAATATTCTTTACTATGATATAATTGCTTTAATAGTATATTTTATCTCAGCTCTGCAAATTGGACATGTGGATATGTTTGACGCACATTTGAAACAAGTGCATATGTGATTACAAGGTAAAAACATTAACTCACTCTCCTTCTCCATACAAATCTTACACTCAATCACTCTGTGTCTAATTGTACCTTCTGACTTTGGGAGAGCGGCAACTTGATCAGTTATTCTACCAAATAATGGTTGTGGGTTAGAATCACCAGACATTggtgggcttgggacaacatcaacttcagtcaATGTCAATTCATCAACTATTGTAGATTCTACTTGCTGATTGGGGTAAGaagccaactcagttccatcagacattggttggcttgggacaacatcaacttcagccaatgccaattccattaaagttgtagatgattctacttgttggttttggtcagaggccaactcagttccatcagacattggttggcttgggacaacatcaacttcagccaatgccaattcatctactataggctgtattaaagttgtagatgattctacttgttggttttggtcagaagccaactcagttccatcagacatttgttggcttgggacaacatcaacttcagccaatgccaattccattaaagttgtagatgattctacttgttggtttgtGTCAGAAGCCAACTCATTTCCATCAGACATGggtgggcttgggacaacatcaacttcagccaatgccaatttaTTTACTAGAAGTTTTCTAACTTCGTCTTCTATGTACTGCAAGACTGCTTCAATACTTGACGCAATGTCAAAGAAAGGTAACCCCTTCTCTTTGAGTTGATTATGATACGTTGTCATCACATGATCTTCCTGGAAACCCATTGAAATAAGGTGCTTAGTTATGTCTAGTTCCTTAATAAGTTTGTGTTGATCTTCATTGATATGGGTTATTGAAGGGTTTGTCTCATAAGGTGGCCTTTCCCCTTgaacctgaaaaaaaaaataaagttaatgttacaaatggcttttataaagattacaataataatagtcaaccttcatttcaagttacttagctgacatacctgatcaatgaattcttTTCCTTTCATCAAGAAGAGGAAGGTACACTCTGGGTACCAGCGAGCATGTTCATCCCAAGGTATATCATCAGTTTCCCAGTTTCGAAGTCCATTCCCACAATGATAACAGCGCACATGATCACTTAAACCACAATAGAAGAATCCAGCTTCTGACAATTCAGTTGGTTTCTGTGTTACACGTTCAGGCCAATTGTTAAAGCTTGCTAGGCGACTTTCAAGTGTTAAGTATTCTTTTCGCTTGGCGATGGTATGTTGGTGAACTCCATTGTCTGTCATAGAACTTAGACCACAGACATCTATTCCTTGTCTATAGGACGAATTTTTACTATTTCTCAGTGGAATGGAATAACCCTcgaatttttcattaaatatcagtGGAAAATTTCCCACTGGTTGGTTTCGAATGAATTGACAATGGGGAAAGTGATACTGATGTTCGCCTCTGGGAGTGTCTCCTCTTTCCCAGGAACCAACAATGCCTCGACAAAAGACACAAGCAACGTGGTCATTTGTTCGAAGATAGTAAAAGCCATCACGAGCCAAATCAGATGGTTCTAACCATTCAAGTGGCCAATCTATGTAGGTATCCAAACGTTCCTTTTCAAACCGTAAACTGTCATATGAATCAAACTTCTTAGAAATAGATCTTTTCACATTCTGATTAAATGTGCATTCTGGTTTCTCTTTCTTATGTAAAGCAATGATTCTATTTTCATCTTTGTTTACGTTCGTGGCATCAATTTGAAAATGGCACATTGAACATTCTAAAATATTTGCTTTATGAGTATAATAGAAACCCGCCTTTGCAAGtacatgactgtttacactgaagttacagtccttaaaagtctccaaacgatttttttcttctctcattgctatgaaaacaaaatgtgagtgttgtattagactgactagttagtgactgagagaggcatctctctctctctctctctttatataatacacaatctccctcccccctcctccccctcctcctcctcttcctgttgACTCATAGACTTAAAATTGGGACTATAGAGTTTATCAGCTGAAATCCTTTACCAGATCCCTTAGTAAAAAGTTGAAATAATAGTAAGAAAAATATAGGGAACCAAGTGGAAATTCTGTGATAAAAATAGAAATTTTAATTGTGGAAATTTTACTACATTTTTTACACTACTACCTAACTACTTACTTAttttattgatgaacactttaTATATCATGTGTAAATCAATACAAACTCCAGTCTAAAAGATGTCatccctaccacaggtgttactagaaaacatattttaattaattgtccCTAGTCCACTTCTCGACAGTAATGAAGACGGTAATTTGTCTCTATAGACTTCTAAAGATGATCAAGATGAAAACGTGTAACTGAGTTGGTTGTCTTCCCAATGCCTTCCACTGTATACTAAAGTTAATGGTAACTAACCACCTAattcttcttcttcatcatcttcaaaattgtcggtcaaatttttttcaaaaagaaacctgctccatattgttggaaattggggcctaatatcttccacagcaatatgttttttttctactttttatttagccactgtagaaaacttgtccccatttcctgaaagtaatgataattatttattagtgttataaatcccttatttttcaacctaatttttcaaataattaatttcttaagagggtctttttatgaaaacaaagtaggtaggtgctttacccatcatactcaccttacatctttgtaaaatataaatcgagaacttgagccatttctgaatttcatttagtcgtaattgagttaagtgaatattattctctaaactccaattttgcttgttttttttcttggataaaaaacaataaactgctttttccctcaaggctctaagtattacataccatcttgtttttacttttatcattccaattgtttcttcattctcatttagaaaataaaaaacttcaccttctttgtaaagatcacttcgcacctgtaaaaataatttaataatatagtttcataaaagaaattgtattgaaaaatgtGATAATATAAATTGGCACTTCCTTGTACAATAGACTTTTTTGTTTGCCTACCTTATTCTGGTGTTTCACTACATCTTTAGCTTCAATTATTGAATAGGCAGGAGATGTAAAGTCTAATGCCGTAAACAGgttgagtgtgtagtgtggaggtaatgcaagaaggctagtctcttcatattcgttgtacaatggagtaaaacagataacgttgagttgatgcttatccaagtgactgaggttaacaatatgttggttgtcaggttgaagaagctcacacacagctgtacatttagtatagtgtaagatactatataccaaatgtcgattcataatatccatattattcaatgtatcccacagtgatctggccacaactttagcaacaacataacgttctccatcataccgctcaatgtcttccctttctccaattaacatatgaacacttttactcccagtaattaaaaaaaatttaccattaatgtatctgccactgaaatgagctgattcaccattcacttt contains the following coding sequences:
- the LOC123749455 gene encoding death-associated inhibitor of apoptosis 2-like, producing the protein MAGTSSEKKKIKRISANVPHGILSPEDDPAILHDIKVNCYGPDDTIYNNDPEVRKNVPRGVTLLEFKRQFDLVIFANKKFTGGIGDEDDKQPETNDLWKQYCLEDLTMREEKNRLETFKDCNFSVNSHVLAKAGFYYTHKANILECSMCHFQIDATNVNKDENRIIALHKKEKPECTFNQNVKRSISKKFDSYDSLRFEKERLDTYIDWPLEWLEPSDLARDGFYYLRTNDHVACVFCRGIVGSWERGDTPRGEHQYHFPHCQFIRNQPVGNFPLIFNEKFEGYSIPLRNSKNSSYRQGIDVCGLSSMTDNGVHQHTIAKRKEYLTLESRLASFNNWPERVTQKPTELSEAGFFYCGLSDHVRCYHCGNGLRNWETDDIPWDEHARWYPECTFLFLMKGKEFIDQVQGERPPYETNPSITHINEDQHKLIKELDITKHLISMGFQEDHVMTTYHNQLKEKGLPFFDIASSIEAVLQYIEDEVRKLLVNKLALAEVDVVPSPPMSDGNELASDTNQQVESSTTLMELALAEQVESTIVDELTLTEVDVVPSPPMSGDSNPQPLFGRITDQVAALPKSEGTIRHRVIECKICMEKENLNTNVRDLELTIVQLTEKLGDQENEIENLKKENSTLQDNQMKLRFQYDDEKKQYETEYAFMLDEKDRQIQHISEDKDKQIKDLADEKEKLTDLINSNNTSISRQQQEELNRKINTNLMSLKELPTKISCM